The DNA segment TTTTCTTATCCGTGAACAAATACAAAGTATAAAATAAATAATGCCATGAGCACATACATAATAGGATGTACTTCTTTATGTCTTTTTGAAATAAGCATAGTAATTGGATAAAATATAAACCCGCATGCAATACCTGTCGCAATAGAATATGATAAAGGCATCATTATAATAGTAATAAATGAAGGAACTGCAACTTCGAATTTCTTCCATTCAATTTCAGCAAAATTAGATGCCATTAATACACCTACTACAACTAGTGCTGGAGTAGTTACGGCACTAGTTACTACTTCCATTAATGGACTGAAGAACATTGCAAGTAAGAAACAACATCCAGTTACTAAACTAGCAAAACCAGTTCTGGCTCCAACTGCAACACCTGATGTTGATTCGATATAAGTAGTCGTAGTTGTCGTTCCAAAAATTGAACCTACAATTGTAGCTAGTGAATCTGAAAATAATGCTTTACCAGCTCTTGGTAATTTATTATCTTTCATCATACCTGCTTGTGTAGCAACCGCTACTAACGTACCTGCTGTATCAAAGAAATCAATAAATAAGAAAGTTAAAATAACAATTAAAAACTGTACTGTAAGTAATTGTCCTGGATCCTTGAAAGCTTCGAATGCTGCACCAAATGTCGGCTCGATACTCGGTACCGAACTAACAATGCCTTTTGGTGTATGTATAAGTCCTGTTAGCATTCCAATGATTGAAGTTAAAACCATACCAACAAAAATAGCTCCCGGTACACGTAATACATATAAAATAACTGTAGCGATTATACCGAAGATTGTTAATAAAACGGGACCTTCAGTAAGATGACCTAACGTAACAAGGGTTGAATCATTTTTAACGATGATACCAGAGTTTTGCAATCCGACGAAGGTAATAAATAATCCTATCCCCGCAGAAACCGCCATTTTCATTTGATATGGTATAGCATTGATAATGGTTTCCCGTAGACCTGTTAATGTTAATATTGCAAAGAATATACCTGAGAATAACACGCCAGTTAAACCAATTTGCCAAGGAATTCCCATCGTTAATACAACGGTGAAAGCGAAAAATGCATTAAGCCCCATTCCTGGCGCTAATGCAATGGGATATCTCGCAATCAATCCCATAAACAATGAACCGACAAAGGCTGCAAGAGCTGTCGCTACAAAGATTGCGCCTTGATCCATCTTCATGTCCTCAGTCACACCATGCACGCCTGCTAAACTTAAAACTTGAGGATTTACCGCTAAAATGTACGCCATGGACAAGAAAGTTGTAAGACCACCAAGTATCTCTTTCTTATAGCTTGTACCATGTTTATCAAATTCGAAATACTTTTTCATGGTTAGTTCTCCTTTATTTAAAATACTTACATATTTTAATACCATTCTTGCACTTTTACAATAGCAAACACGAACTTTATTATAATTAAATAT comes from the Staphylococcus hsinchuensis genome and includes:
- a CDS encoding NCS2 family permease, encoding MKKYFEFDKHGTSYKKEILGGLTTFLSMAYILAVNPQVLSLAGVHGVTEDMKMDQGAIFVATALAAFVGSLFMGLIARYPIALAPGMGLNAFFAFTVVLTMGIPWQIGLTGVLFSGIFFAILTLTGLRETIINAIPYQMKMAVSAGIGLFITFVGLQNSGIIVKNDSTLVTLGHLTEGPVLLTIFGIIATVILYVLRVPGAIFVGMVLTSIIGMLTGLIHTPKGIVSSVPSIEPTFGAAFEAFKDPGQLLTVQFLIVILTFLFIDFFDTAGTLVAVATQAGMMKDNKLPRAGKALFSDSLATIVGSIFGTTTTTTYIESTSGVAVGARTGFASLVTGCCFLLAMFFSPLMEVVTSAVTTPALVVVGVLMASNFAEIEWKKFEVAVPSFITIIMMPLSYSIATGIACGFIFYPITMLISKRHKEVHPIMYVLMALFILYFVFVHG